A single genomic interval of Mycolicibacterium sp. MU0053 harbors:
- a CDS encoding lipoprotein LpqH codes for MKISYLLVTAAAVTAVAAGCSSDSEQAEPQPGTLVSGTAEITVNGTDLGEFDSVSCAPAGSLTTITTGDDASGSTVVISNAEELITESVSIRELGGFTGSYNRGLGDEAEVSMTGNTYTVSGTADGFATDKPSFRTTGTFTIKVAC; via the coding sequence GTGAAGATTTCCTATTTGCTTGTCACCGCCGCGGCCGTGACCGCCGTGGCCGCGGGTTGTTCCTCCGACTCCGAGCAGGCCGAACCGCAGCCCGGAACGTTGGTGAGCGGGACCGCCGAGATCACGGTCAACGGCACCGATCTCGGCGAGTTCGACTCGGTGTCGTGCGCCCCCGCCGGGTCGCTGACCACGATCACCACCGGCGACGACGCCTCCGGCAGCACTGTGGTGATCTCGAACGCCGAGGAACTGATCACCGAGTCGGTGTCGATTCGCGAACTCGGCGGCTTCACCGGCAGCTACAACCGCGGGCTGGGCGACGAGGCCGAGGTGAGCATGACCGGGAACACCTACACGGTCTCGGGCACCGCCGACGGGTTCGCCACCGACAAGCCCAGTTTCCGGACCACCGGCACGTTCACCATCAAGGTGGCCTGCTGA
- a CDS encoding amino acid ABC transporter ATP-binding protein produces MSTASNEIRVAAHDVWKAFGDNEVLKGVSLSVAQGSVTTIIGPSGSGKTTLLRALNALDRPEKGTIQVGDVELDFAQPISADQLRRYRAQSGMVFQSHNLFPHKTVLENVTEGPLVVQKRPRAEAEAEGLELLRQVGLADKRDQYPYQLSGGQQQRVGIARALAMKPKVVLFDEPTSALDPELVGEVLSVIKDLAVDGWTLVVVTHEIQFARQVSDQVLFTDRGVILEQGSPAEVIGNPQQERTRQFLQRILNPL; encoded by the coding sequence GTGAGCACTGCATCGAACGAGATCCGGGTGGCCGCCCACGATGTGTGGAAGGCGTTCGGCGACAACGAGGTTCTCAAGGGTGTCTCGCTGAGCGTGGCGCAGGGTTCGGTGACGACGATCATCGGCCCCTCCGGTTCCGGTAAGACGACGCTGCTGCGGGCGCTCAACGCCCTCGACCGGCCTGAGAAGGGCACCATCCAGGTCGGCGACGTCGAACTGGACTTCGCCCAACCCATTTCGGCCGATCAGCTGCGCCGTTACCGGGCCCAGAGCGGCATGGTGTTCCAATCGCACAACCTGTTCCCACACAAGACGGTGCTGGAGAACGTCACCGAGGGGCCCCTGGTCGTGCAGAAGCGTCCCCGCGCCGAGGCCGAAGCCGAGGGACTCGAACTGCTGCGCCAGGTGGGTCTGGCCGACAAGCGCGACCAATACCCCTACCAACTGTCCGGCGGTCAACAACAACGGGTCGGGATCGCCCGGGCGCTGGCGATGAAGCCGAAGGTGGTGCTGTTCGACGAGCCCACCTCCGCGCTCGATCCGGAACTGGTGGGCGAGGTGTTGTCGGTCATCAAGGACCTCGCGGTCGACGGCTGGACCCTGGTGGTGGTGACCCACGAGATCCAGTTCGCGCGGCAGGTCTCCGATCAGGTGCTGTTCACCGACCGCGGGGTGATCCTGGAGCAGGGGTCGCCGGCGGAGGTGATCGGCAATCCGCAGCAGGAGCGGACCCGGCAGTTCCTGCAGCGAATCCTCAACCCGCTGTAG
- a CDS encoding VOC family protein, with protein sequence MTVKLDLLTPGIEVALVTTRLDEMTAFYEGFLGLQPQGEVEFPGGSQRRYAVGNSVVKLVSYDIPPEPAAPGGGPRTGIGYFTIGVKNLRALAQQISESPYELLEPVTEFAPVPGMGWLFVADPDGNRLEFFGTL encoded by the coding sequence ATGACGGTGAAACTGGACCTGCTGACCCCCGGGATCGAGGTCGCGTTGGTGACCACCCGGCTCGACGAGATGACCGCGTTCTACGAAGGCTTCCTCGGGCTGCAGCCGCAGGGCGAGGTGGAGTTTCCGGGCGGTTCTCAGCGTCGTTACGCCGTCGGCAACAGCGTGGTCAAACTCGTCAGCTACGACATCCCGCCGGAGCCCGCGGCACCGGGTGGCGGCCCGCGGACCGGGATTGGCTACTTCACCATCGGGGTAAAGAACCTTCGTGCACTTGCGCAACAGATTTCCGAATCCCCGTACGAATTGCTGGAACCGGTGACCGAGTTCGCGCCGGTGCCCGGGATGGGTTGGCTGTTCGTGGCCGACCCGGACGGGAACCGGCTCGAGTTCTTCGGAACGCTGTGA
- a CDS encoding lipoprotein LpqH, with the protein MKRALAVAVSGAAILIGGLVGCSNDGSGSDRVNEATESARSAINEATETAKSAVTSATDAAREAMDGPRVSIDGEDQNVEGNVTCAAMGGNIQIAIGDATTGVGAQVSEGDEPVVRSVGLGNVNGVALGYAEGAPGGEATAEKDGNTYTIKGTATGADMANPMEMVTKPFEIKVTCP; encoded by the coding sequence GTGAAGCGAGCGTTAGCAGTCGCTGTCAGCGGGGCGGCCATCCTGATCGGTGGATTGGTCGGCTGTTCCAATGACGGTTCCGGATCTGATCGGGTAAACGAGGCCACCGAGAGCGCGCGCAGCGCGATCAACGAGGCCACCGAGACCGCCAAGAGCGCGGTCACTTCCGCCACCGATGCCGCCCGCGAGGCGATGGACGGCCCCCGCGTCAGCATCGACGGTGAGGATCAGAACGTCGAGGGCAACGTCACCTGCGCCGCGATGGGCGGCAACATTCAGATCGCTATCGGCGACGCCACCACCGGAGTCGGCGCCCAGGTCAGCGAGGGTGACGAACCCGTCGTGCGGTCGGTCGGTCTGGGCAACGTCAACGGCGTCGCGCTCGGTTACGCCGAGGGCGCGCCGGGCGGTGAAGCCACCGCCGAGAAGGACGGCAACACCTACACCATCAAGGGCACCGCCACCGGCGCCGACATGGCCAACCCCATGGAGATGGTGACCAAACCCTTCGAGATCAAGGTGACCTGCCCGTAG
- a CDS encoding lipoprotein LpqH: MKSSVLAGGCTVALVLLAGCSSQDADTPDDTASTTATSATVEDAPAESGNAPAGAAADHIKFGSSDVGEISSVTCQSEGGVTTITVEADQDATVVLTDEETPAVKSVSIGEAGSDGPSLVFLQGVSPTPEAKRDGNRVTVTGSGMGTDSAETSDPGTPVEMPFEVAVSCP; the protein is encoded by the coding sequence ATGAAGTCATCAGTTCTTGCCGGCGGTTGCACCGTGGCACTCGTACTCCTGGCCGGTTGCTCCTCGCAGGACGCCGACACCCCGGACGACACCGCAAGCACCACCGCGACCTCGGCGACCGTCGAGGACGCGCCGGCGGAATCGGGCAATGCGCCGGCCGGCGCGGCCGCCGACCACATCAAGTTCGGCAGTTCGGACGTCGGCGAAATCTCGTCGGTCACCTGCCAGAGCGAGGGCGGGGTCACCACGATCACGGTCGAGGCCGATCAGGACGCGACCGTGGTGCTGACCGACGAGGAGACACCGGCGGTCAAGTCGGTGAGCATCGGGGAGGCCGGCTCGGACGGACCGTCCCTGGTGTTCCTGCAGGGTGTCTCGCCGACGCCGGAAGCCAAGCGCGACGGCAACCGGGTCACGGTGACCGGATCCGGAATGGGCACCGATTCCGCGGAGACCAGCGATCCGGGCACACCCGTGGAGATGCCTTTCGAGGTCGCGGTGAGCTGCCCCTGA
- a CDS encoding flavin monoamine oxidase family protein, producing MTGATPREADVVVVGAGLSGLIAARTVLAAGLRPLVLEADDRVGGRILTEEALPGVSVEIGAQWIGDTHHRMFALADELGVPTFPQYDEGETSYELVGSGVLRERDFHARFGAELAELERVLRLLDELAAEVPPEAPWLAPRAAQWDAITAGAWYDGQGLSPVARTLLEICTVGILSVPTVEVSFLHLLFTIQTCGVGAELFAESEGGAQTTRFVGGTGEIPRRLAALIGEHIVLGAPVQLIEHGPDGVTVHCRGGLVARARRVIVAISPALAGRIMYDPPLPGRRDQLTQRLPNGAAMKAFFVYDEPFWRAEGLNGQVISDLGPARMSNDSCLPGADHGVILLFLEGAQARRYGSWPEAERRAALTAELVRHFGPRAADPQCYVDGEWSERQWTRGCYNANFGPLGWTGYGPALAEPIGVIHWASTDTATQWSAYLEGAVEAGERAARAVVAELS from the coding sequence ATGACAGGTGCCACGCCACGCGAGGCGGACGTTGTCGTGGTCGGGGCCGGTCTTTCGGGGTTGATCGCGGCCCGCACGGTGCTGGCGGCGGGGCTGCGCCCGCTGGTGCTGGAGGCCGACGACCGGGTGGGTGGGCGCATCCTCACCGAGGAGGCGCTGCCGGGGGTGTCGGTCGAGATCGGGGCCCAGTGGATCGGCGACACCCACCACCGGATGTTCGCCCTGGCCGATGAGCTGGGGGTGCCGACCTTCCCGCAGTACGACGAGGGCGAGACCTCCTACGAGTTGGTTGGTTCGGGTGTGCTGCGGGAGAGGGACTTTCACGCGCGATTCGGCGCGGAACTCGCCGAGCTGGAACGGGTGCTGCGGTTGCTCGACGAGTTGGCCGCCGAGGTGCCGCCGGAGGCGCCCTGGCTGGCGCCGCGGGCCGCGCAGTGGGACGCGATCACCGCCGGGGCCTGGTACGACGGGCAAGGGCTGTCGCCGGTGGCCCGCACGCTGCTGGAAATCTGCACGGTCGGCATCCTGTCCGTCCCCACCGTCGAGGTGTCCTTTCTGCATCTGCTGTTCACGATCCAGACCTGCGGGGTGGGCGCCGAACTGTTCGCCGAATCCGAGGGCGGCGCGCAGACGACGCGGTTTGTCGGCGGCACCGGCGAGATCCCGCGGCGGCTGGCGGCGCTGATCGGCGAGCACATTGTGCTGGGCGCGCCGGTGCAACTGATCGAGCACGGGCCCGACGGTGTCACCGTGCACTGCCGCGGCGGCCTGGTGGCCCGCGCGCGCCGGGTCATCGTCGCGATCTCGCCGGCGCTGGCCGGGCGCATCATGTACGACCCGCCGCTGCCCGGCCGCCGCGATCAGCTGACCCAGCGGCTGCCGAACGGCGCCGCGATGAAGGCGTTCTTCGTCTACGACGAACCGTTCTGGCGGGCCGAGGGCCTCAACGGTCAGGTGATCTCCGACCTCGGCCCGGCCCGCATGTCCAACGACAGCTGCCTCCCGGGCGCCGACCATGGCGTCATCCTGTTGTTCCTGGAGGGCGCGCAGGCCCGGCGGTACGGATCGTGGCCCGAGGCCGAGCGGCGGGCGGCGCTGACCGCGGAGTTGGTGCGGCATTTCGGCCCGCGGGCGGCCGACCCGCAGTGCTACGTCGACGGCGAATGGTCCGAGCGGCAGTGGACCCGCGGCTGTTACAACGCCAACTTCGGGCCGCTGGGCTGGACCGGCTACGGCCCGGCGCTGGCCGAACCCATCGGGGTGATCCATTGGGCCTCAACCGATACCGCCACCCAGTGGAGCGCCTACCTGGAGGGGGCGGTGGAGGCCGGCGAACGGGCGGCCCGGGCCGTCGTCGCCGAGCTGTCCTGA
- a CDS encoding NUDIX domain-containing protein, whose translation MARLSAGVLLYRDGPGGDVEVLIAHPGGPFWARKDNGAWSIPKGEYGVGDDPWEAARREFAEELGLPVPDGPRLELGAVKQAGGKVVTVFAVRADLDVTEARSNTFELEWPRGSGRMQEFPEVDRVAWLPVEAARVKLLKDQHPFLDRLLAHPNAHPNAQR comes from the coding sequence ATGGCCAGGCTCAGCGCCGGTGTGCTGCTGTACCGCGACGGGCCGGGCGGGGACGTCGAGGTCCTGATCGCGCACCCCGGCGGCCCGTTCTGGGCCCGAAAAGACAACGGCGCCTGGTCGATTCCCAAGGGTGAGTACGGCGTGGGGGACGATCCGTGGGAGGCCGCGCGCCGGGAGTTCGCCGAGGAACTCGGACTTCCGGTGCCCGATGGGCCGCGCCTGGAACTCGGGGCGGTCAAACAGGCCGGCGGCAAGGTGGTGACGGTGTTCGCGGTGCGCGCGGACCTCGATGTGACCGAGGCCCGCAGCAACACGTTCGAGCTGGAATGGCCCCGGGGATCGGGGCGCATGCAGGAATTCCCCGAGGTGGACCGGGTGGCCTGGCTGCCGGTCGAGGCCGCGCGGGTCAAGCTGCTCAAAGACCAGCACCCCTTCCTCGACCGCCTCCTCGCCCACCCGAACGCCCACCCGAACGCCCAAAGGTGA
- the tgt gene encoding tRNA guanosine(34) transglycosylase Tgt → MGELFEVRDTLPDGRGRVGVIHTPHGEIQTPAFIAVGTKATVKAVLPETMKSLGAQAVLANAYHLYLQPGPDIVEEAGGLGTFMNWPGPTFTDSGGFQVLSLGAGFRKVLSMDANRVQADDVIAAGKERLARVDDDGVTFTSHLDGSRHRFTPEVSMGIQHQLGADIIFAFDELTTLVNTRGYQEQSVRRTQAWAVRCVAEHQKLTRGRPDKPYQALFGVVQGAQYEDLRRESARGLVEIRGEDGRGFDGFGIGGALEKQNLATIVGWVTDELPEDKPRHLLGISEPDDLFAAVAAGADTFDCVSPSRVARNAAVYSMTGRYNITGARYKRDFTPIDAECDCYTCAHYTRAYLNHLFKAKEILAATLCTIHNERFVIRLVDQIRDSITDGRFDELREHVLGRYYGT, encoded by the coding sequence GTGGGCGAACTCTTCGAGGTGCGTGACACGCTGCCGGATGGCCGCGGTCGCGTTGGGGTGATCCACACCCCGCACGGTGAAATCCAGACCCCGGCGTTCATCGCCGTCGGCACCAAGGCCACCGTGAAGGCGGTGCTGCCCGAGACCATGAAATCTCTTGGCGCGCAGGCAGTTCTGGCGAACGCCTACCATCTGTACTTGCAACCCGGCCCCGACATCGTCGAGGAGGCCGGCGGCCTGGGCACGTTCATGAACTGGCCCGGCCCCACGTTCACCGACAGCGGCGGGTTTCAGGTGCTGTCGCTCGGCGCCGGATTCCGCAAGGTGCTGTCGATGGACGCCAACCGCGTCCAGGCCGACGACGTCATCGCGGCGGGCAAGGAGCGGCTCGCCCGGGTCGACGACGACGGCGTGACGTTCACCTCACACCTCGACGGGTCCCGGCACCGGTTCACCCCCGAGGTGTCGATGGGCATTCAGCATCAACTCGGCGCCGACATCATCTTCGCGTTCGACGAACTCACCACGCTGGTCAACACCCGCGGCTATCAGGAGCAGTCGGTGCGGCGCACCCAGGCCTGGGCCGTGCGGTGCGTGGCCGAACACCAGAAGCTCACCCGCGGCCGCCCCGACAAGCCGTATCAGGCGCTGTTCGGGGTGGTGCAGGGCGCCCAGTACGAGGACCTGCGCCGGGAGTCGGCGCGCGGTCTGGTGGAAATCCGCGGCGAGGACGGCCGGGGTTTCGACGGGTTCGGCATCGGGGGCGCGCTGGAGAAGCAGAACCTCGCGACCATCGTCGGCTGGGTCACCGACGAGTTGCCTGAGGACAAGCCGCGCCACCTGCTCGGCATCAGCGAACCCGACGACCTGTTCGCCGCGGTGGCCGCCGGAGCCGACACCTTCGACTGCGTCTCGCCGTCGCGGGTGGCCCGCAACGCGGCCGTGTACTCGATGACGGGGCGCTACAACATCACCGGGGCGCGCTACAAGCGGGACTTCACCCCGATCGACGCCGAATGCGATTGCTACACCTGTGCGCATTACACCCGCGCCTATCTCAACCACCTGTTCAAGGCCAAGGAAATCCTGGCCGCCACGCTGTGCACGATCCACAACGAGCGCTTCGTGATCCGCCTCGTCGACCAGATCCGCGACTCGATCACCGACGGCCGCTTCGACGAACTGCGCGAGCACGTCCTCGGCCGCTACTACGGCACCTGA
- a CDS encoding WS/DGAT/MGAT family O-acyltransferase: MELISPTDLIFLAGESREHPMHVGGLSLYELPEGAGPEFVRELYEQVAAVGDFQPTFRKHPAALLGGITNVAWSYDNDIDIDYHMRRSALPNPGRIRDLLELTSRLHGTLLDRHRPLWEANIIEGLPDRQFAVYTKIHHALLDGVSALKLTERTLSTDPDDTEVRAPWALAPKKRDKSGGGSSAVGNLLRTVTDTAGSVAALAPSTVKLARAALIEQQLTLPFGAPKTMFNGKIGGARRVAAQSWPVERVKRIKQAAGVTLNDVVLAMCSGALRAYLLERHALPEAPLIAMVPVSLRSEADAHAGGNQVGSILCSLATDVEDPAVRLATIRDSISGNKKVFSELPKMQALALSAALLSPLGLVLLPGIVGNTPPPFNIVISNVPGPRQPMYWKGARLTGNYPLSIVLDGQAVNITLVSNGDQLDFGIVGCRRSVPSLQRLLGHLEDALKDLERAVGV, translated from the coding sequence ATGGAGCTGATATCGCCCACCGACCTGATCTTTCTGGCCGGCGAGAGTCGCGAACACCCGATGCATGTCGGCGGGCTGTCGCTGTACGAACTTCCCGAGGGTGCCGGTCCGGAGTTCGTCCGCGAACTCTACGAGCAGGTCGCCGCCGTGGGCGATTTCCAGCCCACGTTCCGCAAGCACCCCGCGGCGCTGCTCGGCGGCATCACCAACGTCGCGTGGAGCTACGACAACGACATCGACATCGATTACCACATGCGGCGTTCGGCGTTGCCGAACCCCGGTCGGATCCGTGACCTACTCGAGCTGACGTCGCGGTTGCACGGCACGTTGCTGGATCGGCATCGCCCGCTGTGGGAGGCCAACATCATCGAGGGTCTGCCCGATCGGCAGTTCGCGGTGTACACCAAGATCCACCACGCCCTGCTCGACGGCGTCTCGGCGCTCAAGCTCACCGAACGCACGCTGTCGACCGACCCCGACGACACCGAGGTCCGCGCCCCATGGGCGCTGGCGCCCAAGAAGCGCGACAAATCGGGGGGCGGCTCCTCGGCCGTGGGGAACCTGCTGCGCACCGTCACCGACACCGCCGGGTCGGTGGCCGCGCTGGCACCGTCGACGGTGAAACTGGCGCGTGCCGCGTTGATCGAACAGCAACTCACCCTGCCGTTCGGGGCGCCCAAGACGATGTTCAACGGCAAGATCGGTGGCGCGCGCCGGGTCGCGGCGCAGTCCTGGCCGGTGGAGCGGGTCAAGCGGATCAAGCAGGCCGCCGGGGTGACGCTCAACGATGTGGTGCTGGCGATGTGTTCCGGGGCGCTGCGGGCCTACCTGCTGGAGCGCCACGCATTGCCGGAGGCCCCGCTGATCGCGATGGTGCCGGTCAGCCTGCGTTCGGAGGCCGACGCGCACGCCGGCGGCAACCAGGTCGGGTCGATCCTGTGCAGCCTGGCCACCGACGTCGAGGATCCGGCGGTGCGGTTGGCCACCATCCGCGATTCGATCTCCGGCAACAAGAAGGTGTTCTCCGAGTTGCCGAAGATGCAGGCGCTGGCACTGTCGGCCGCCCTGCTGTCCCCGTTGGGTCTGGTGCTGCTGCCGGGCATCGTGGGCAACACGCCCCCGCCGTTCAACATCGTGATCTCCAACGTCCCGGGCCCGCGGCAGCCGATGTACTGGAAGGGCGCCCGGCTGACGGGCAACTATCCGTTGTCGATCGTGCTGGACGGCCAGGCCGTCAACATCACGCTGGTGAGCAACGGCGACCAACTCGACTTCGGCATCGTCGGCTGTCGGCGCAGCGTGCCGAGTCTGCAGCGGTTGCTCGGCCACCTCGAGGATGCGTTGAAGGACCTCGAGCGCGCCGTCGGCGTGTGA
- a CDS encoding HAD-IB family hydrolase yields MTDLTAEVAAGPPGARIGAFFDLDGTLIDGFTPSAHARHRIRNRQARIGEVFGIAEAAWRYKWGRMEFDRLLVKAAGFLRGTPLDELEALGEQLFAQSIRPRLHADMLRLIRTHQDLGHTVVLSSSALTIHAGPVARGLEIPHLICNHFEVDERGRLTGGIVTPIIWGQRKAAAATEFSAARGVDLADSYFYADGDEDLALMRLVGNPRPVNPRPGLAAAALAQGWPVLRVSGPRRGALRVGLNTWRGRTLRGA; encoded by the coding sequence GTGACGGATCTGACCGCCGAGGTGGCCGCGGGACCACCGGGCGCGCGCATCGGGGCGTTTTTCGATCTCGACGGCACCCTGATCGACGGCTTCACGCCGTCCGCGCATGCGCGCCATCGAATTCGGAACCGCCAGGCCAGGATTGGCGAGGTGTTCGGCATCGCCGAAGCCGCGTGGCGATACAAGTGGGGCCGCATGGAGTTCGACCGGCTGCTGGTCAAGGCCGCGGGCTTCCTGCGGGGCACCCCGCTGGACGAGCTGGAGGCGCTCGGCGAGCAGCTGTTCGCGCAGAGCATCCGGCCGCGGTTGCACGCGGACATGCTTCGGCTGATCCGCACCCATCAGGACCTCGGTCACACCGTGGTGCTCAGTTCCTCGGCGCTGACCATCCACGCCGGCCCGGTTGCGCGGGGACTGGAAATCCCCCATCTGATCTGCAACCACTTCGAGGTCGACGAACGCGGCCGCCTCACCGGCGGGATCGTCACCCCGATCATCTGGGGCCAGCGCAAGGCCGCCGCGGCCACGGAGTTCAGCGCGGCCCGCGGCGTCGACCTGGCCGACAGCTACTTCTACGCCGACGGCGACGAGGACCTCGCGTTGATGCGGTTGGTGGGCAATCCGCGACCGGTCAACCCGCGGCCCGGGCTGGCGGCGGCCGCCCTCGCGCAGGGCTGGCCGGTGCTGCGGGTGAGCGGCCCGCGTCGGGGTGCGCTGCGCGTCGGGTTGAATACCTGGCGTGGGCGAACTCTTCGAGGTGCGTGA
- a CDS encoding cytochrome P450 — protein MQGLAEPKQLLLRLLDPASRVDPYPLYREIRERGPIAMPESHFAVFGTFAQCDEILRHPASANDRLKSTLAQRAVAAGQPARPFGAPGFLFLDPPDHTRLRRLAQQAFAPKVVRALEPEIVALVDGLLDAVRPGTEFDALTGLAYPLPVAVICRLLGVPLSDEPQFSAASGLLAQGLDPFITFTGQVSDSFAERLEAGRWLRGYLRDLVARRRAEPREDLISALIAAEEDGDQLTEDEIVATCNLLLIAGHETTVNLIANAILAMLREPRHWAALSADPTRAAAIVEETLRYDPPVQLSSRVATTDMTIGGVTVPAGDIMMVMMAAAQRDPDLYDDPDTFDPGRGAIRHLAFGLGPHFCLGAPLARLEATIALSALTARFPHARLAGEPAYKPNVTLRGMSSLPLTV, from the coding sequence ATGCAGGGACTCGCCGAACCCAAGCAGCTGCTCCTTCGCCTGCTCGACCCCGCCAGCCGGGTCGACCCCTACCCGCTCTACCGCGAGATCCGCGAGCGTGGGCCCATCGCGATGCCGGAGTCGCACTTCGCGGTGTTCGGCACGTTCGCGCAGTGCGACGAGATCCTGCGGCACCCGGCCTCGGCCAACGACCGGCTCAAATCCACCCTCGCGCAGCGGGCCGTCGCCGCCGGGCAGCCGGCCCGACCGTTCGGTGCCCCCGGCTTCCTGTTCCTCGATCCGCCCGACCACACCCGGCTGCGCAGGCTCGCCCAGCAGGCGTTCGCGCCCAAGGTGGTCCGAGCCCTGGAACCGGAGATCGTGGCGCTGGTCGACGGACTGCTCGACGCGGTGCGGCCCGGGACCGAGTTCGACGCGCTCACCGGCCTCGCGTACCCGCTGCCGGTCGCGGTGATCTGCCGCCTGCTGGGCGTGCCGCTGTCGGACGAGCCGCAGTTCAGTGCGGCCTCGGGGCTGCTGGCGCAGGGCCTGGACCCGTTCATTACGTTCACCGGCCAGGTGTCCGACTCGTTCGCCGAACGCCTGGAGGCCGGCCGCTGGTTGCGCGGCTACCTGCGGGACCTGGTCGCCCGTCGCCGCGCCGAGCCGCGCGAGGATCTGATCTCGGCGCTGATCGCCGCCGAGGAGGACGGCGATCAGCTGACCGAGGACGAGATCGTCGCGACCTGCAATCTGCTGTTGATCGCCGGGCATGAGACCACCGTCAACCTGATCGCCAATGCGATCCTGGCGATGCTGCGCGAGCCCCGGCACTGGGCCGCGCTGAGCGCCGACCCGACCCGGGCCGCGGCGATCGTGGAGGAGACGCTGCGCTATGACCCGCCGGTGCAGCTGTCGAGCCGGGTGGCCACCACCGACATGACGATCGGCGGGGTCACCGTGCCGGCCGGGGACATCATGATGGTGATGATGGCCGCGGCGCAACGGGATCCAGACCTGTACGACGATCCCGATACCTTCGACCCCGGCCGCGGCGCCATCCGGCACCTGGCATTCGGGCTGGGCCCGCACTTCTGCCTCGGCGCGCCGCTGGCGCGGCTGGAGGCCACAATTGCGTTGTCCGCGTTGACGGCTCGCTTCCCGCATGCACGGCTGGCGGGCGAGCCCGCCTACAAGCCCAACGTGACGTTGCGGGGCATGTCGAGCCTGCCGCTGACGGTGTGA